The Marinobacter szutsaonensis sequence GCGTGCGGACTCCGATGGGTCGTGCCAAAAACGGCTGTTTCCGCAACGTACGTGCCGAGACTTTGTCGGCAGCGCTGATCGAAGCACTGTTTGAGCGCAACCCGAAGCTCGACCCGAAAGAAATTGAAGATGTGATCTGGGGCTGTGTGAACCAGACCAAGGAGCAGGGCTTTAACGTGGCGCGGCAGATTTCCCTGCTGACCCGTATCCCGCACGAGTCTGCCGCCCAGACCGTGAACCGTCTGTGTGGTTCCGCCATGAGCGCCATCCACACAGCCGCCCAGGCGATCCAGACCGGTAACGGTGATGTGTTCATGGTTGGTGGTGTCGAGCACATGGGCCACGTACCCATGACCGAAGGTTTCGACCACAACCCGGCTGCGTCCAAGTACTCCGCCAAGGCCTCCAACATGATGGGCCTGACTGCGGAAATGCTGGCGAAGATGCACGGTATCACCCGTGAGCAGCAGGATGAGTTCGGTGCCCGTTCCCATCGCCTGGCCCACGAAGCCACCGTTGAAGGCCGTTTCAAGAATGAAATCGTGCCCATCGAGGGTCATGACGAGAACGGCTTTGTGAAGCTGATCGAGGAAGACGAGACCATTCGTCCGGAAACCACCGTTGAGTCTCTGTCTCAGCTGCGCCCGGCGTTTGATCCGAAGAACGGTACCGTAACTGCCGGTACTTCTTCCCAGCTGACCGATGGCGCTTCTGCCATGGTGCTGATGTCCGCCGAGCGGGCAGAAGCTCTGGGCCTGACCCCGATTGCCAAAATCCGCAGCATGGCCGTAGCTGGCTGCGACCCCGCAATCATGGGTTACGGCCCGGTTCCGGCCACCAAGAAGGCACTTAAGCGTGCAGGCCTGAAAGTCGAAGATATCGACTTCTGGGAGCTGAACGAAGCCTTCGCAGGTCAGTCCCTGCCGGTTCTGAAAGACCTGAAACTGCTGGGTGTTATGGAAGAGAAGGTGAACCTGAACGGCGGCGCGATTGCCCTGGGCCATCCGCTGGGCTGCTCCGGTGCCCGTATCTCCACCACACTGCTGAATGTCATGCAGGCCAAAGGCGGTAAGCTTGGTGTTTCCACCATGTGTATCGGCCTGGGTCAGGGCATTGCCACGGTGTGGGAGCGCGTCTGATTCCGCTTGCGGAACTGATCGCTCTATGAACAGGAGGCCCGGCAACTGCCGGGCCTCGCTGTTTGTGAGTTGTGAAAAAAGCCCCCAAGAAAATAAAGAATGGGTTGTCTTGCCAATCTTGACCCTGTAAAACAGTGAGCCTATACAGAATGGCGGCTCCTGCGTGTTTTCTAGCCGCCTGATTTTACAGCGAGTTTACGGTTTGCTGAATAATTGACCGATTTGTCGCCAAGGAAACAGATCTCCGATATGGGTAAAAGTCTCGTAATTGTCGAGTCGCCAGCGAAAGCGAAGACCATCAACAAGTACCTGGGCTCCGACTACATCGTGAAGTCCAGCGTGGGGCACATCCGGGACCTGCCGGTAAGCGGCAGTGGCTCCCAGACCGACCCCAAGGAACGGGCGCGCCAGGCGGCGCTGACCCGCAAGATGAGTCCTGACGAGAAGGCCGAGCACAAGAAGCGCAAGGCCCGTGAGCAGCTGGTGGCCCGCATGGGGGTCGACCCCGACCACGACTGGCAGGCCCGCTACGAGATCCTTCCGGGCAAGGAGAAGGTGGTCAGTGAACTCAAACGCCTGGCCAAGTCCGCCGACCACATCTATCTGGCCACGGATTTGGACCGTGAAGGGGAGGCGATTGCCTGGCACCTGCAGGAAACCATTGGCGGCGAGTCCGATAAATACCGGCGTGTGGTGTTCAACGAGATCACCAAGCGCGCCATCCAGGAGGCGTTCAAGGATCCCGGCCATCTGGACCGGAACCGGGTGAATGCACAGCAGGCCCGCCGCTTCCTGGACCGGGTTGTGGGTTACATGGTGTCGCCGCTGCTATGGGCCAAGATTGCCCGCGGCCTGTCCGCCGGGCGGGTCCAGTCGGTGGCTGTGCGCCTGATCGTCGAGCGGGAGCGGGAAATCCGCAAGTTCATCCCGGAAGAGTTCTGGCAGTTGCATGCCGATCTGGCACCTGAAGGCGCGAAGGATCCGGTGCGATTCGAAGTAACCCGGTATGACGACCAACCCTACCGTCCGGTCAATGAAACCCAGAGCAACGAGCACGTTGCGCGCCTGAAAGCAGGCAGCTTCAAGGTCGCCAAGCGGGAAGACAAGCCAACCCGGTCACGTCCTTCTGCTCCCTTTATTACCTCGACGCTGCAGCAGGCCGCGAGCAACCGCATGGGCTTCAGCGTCAAGAAAACCATGATGCTGGCCCAGCGCCTGTACGAAGCGGGTTTCATCACCTACATGCGTACCGACTCCACCAACCTGAGTCAGGACGCGGTTGCCAGTTGCCGGGAATTTGTCAAGAAGCAGTTCGGGGACAAGTACCTGCCCGAGAAGCCCCGGGTCTATGGCAGCAAGGAGGGCGCCCAGGAAGCCCACGAGGCGATTCGCCCCACCGAGGTGAGCCGTCGCCCGTCGGATATTACTGGCCTGGAAAAAGACGCAGAGAAGCTCTACGACCTGATCTGGCGCCAGTTCATTGCCTGCCAGATGGCCGATGCCGAGTTCCTGAGTACCTCCATCGTGGTGGCGAACGATGGCTATGAGCTCCGCACTCGTGGCCGCATCGTCAAGTTCGACGGCTTCCTCAAGGCCGCACCCCAGTCCAGCAAGAAAGACGAGGATGTGGCGCTGCCGGATATCCAGGTCAACGAAACCCTGGACCTGAAAAAGCTCGACCCGAGCCAGCACTTTACCAAGCCGGCACCGCGTTACACCGAAGCGAGCCTGGTCAAGGAGCTGGAAAAGCAGGGCATTGGCCGGCCGTCCACCTATGCTTCGATCATCTCCACCATCCAGGATCGCGGTTACGTGCGCCTGCAGAACCGCCGGTTCTACGCGGAAAAAATGGGTGAGATTGTCACCGAACGGTTATCCGAGTCCTTCCCGAACCTCATGGACTTTGATTTCACCGCCCGTATGGAAGACGAGCTGGACGAGATCGCCGAGGGCGATGAAGACTGGAAGCAGGTTCTCAATGATTTCTATGCCCGGTTCCGGCAACAGCTGGAATCCGCGGAAAAAACCGAAGGCGGCATGCGTGCCAACACGCCCACGGAAACCGACATTCCGTGCCCGTCCTGCGGCCGCAACATGCAGATCCGGGTGGCCAGCACTGGCGTGTTCCTCGGCTGCTCCGGCTACTCGCTGCCGCCCAAGGAACGCTGCAAGACCACCATCAACCTGATTCCGGGTGACGAGGTGGTCAGTGCCGATGAGGACGTGGAAGGCGAAGGCGAAACCCGCCTGCTGCGCAAGAAGCGCCGCTGCCCCAAGTGTGGCACCGCCATGGACAGCTACCTGATCGACGAAAAGCGCAAGCTGCACGTGTGTGGTAACAACCCCGACTGCTCAGGTTATGAGGTCGAGGAGGGCACCTTCCGCATCAAGGGCTACGATGGCCCGACCCTGGAGTGCGACAAATGCGGCTCCGAGATGCAGCTCAAGACCGGCCGCTTCGGTAAATACTTCGGCTGCACCAACCCGGACTGCAAGAACACCCGGAAACTGCTCAAGAACGGCGAGCCGGCACCCCCCAAGATGGACCCGGTGCCCATGCCCGAGCTCCAATGCCAGAAAGTGGACGACACCTACGTGCTGCGTGACGGCGCTTCCGGCCTGTTCCTGGCGGCCAGCAAATTCCCCAAAAACCGGGAAACCCGCCCGCCGCTGGTGAAGGAAATCAAACCGCACCGCAAGGAAATCGATCCCAAGTACGATTACCTCATGGACGCCCCGGAAACCGATCCCGAAGGCAACCCCACGGTGATCCGCTACAGCCGGAAATCGAAAGAGCAGTACGTCATGTCCGAGAAAGACGGCAAAGCCACCGGCTGGTCCGCGTGGTACGTCAACGGCAAATGGCAGCCGCGGGAGAAGGGGAAGTAAAGTCCCATACTCAGGGGTCTGATGAACTTGTTCATCTGACCCCAACTTAAGGTCAACTAGTTCATCTGACCCCAAGTTCAATCTTCCAGCCTTCGATCCAAGACGGGGTCAGAAGAAAGCTTTCTTCAGACCCCTACTTTCTCAGGGGTCAGATGAAGTCTTTCATCAGACCCCAGTGCCAGGCCATACTCAGGGGTCTGATGAACTTGTTCATCTGACCCCATCTTCAATCAATACCCCGCACTCACCGAAACTTCCTCAACCTCTGAATCAACGAGGAAGTATCCCACCGACTCCCCCCCATCGCCTGAACGTCCGCATAAAACTGATCCACCAGCGCCGTCACTGGCAGCGTCGCGTTGATCTTGTTCGCTTCCTCCAGGCAAATCCCCAGATCCTTGCGCATCCAGTCCACCGCAAAGCCGTGGTTGAATTCGCCCTCGATCATCGTCCCGGAGCGATTCTCCATCTGCCAGGACTGTGCCGCGCCCTTGGAGATCACATCCACCACCTTTGCCACATCCAGGTTCGCCTGCTCGGCAAAATGCAGCGCTTCTGACAGCCCCTGAACCAGACCGGCGATGGCAATCTGGTTAACCATCTTGGTCTTCTGCCCGCTACCGGCGGGCCCCATCAGGTTCACCGCACGGCCGTAGTGATCCATCACCGGCTTCGCCTTAGCAAAGGCCTCCTCCGGCCCGCCACACATAACGGTCAGTTTGCCGTTCTCCGCCCCCTGCTGGCCGCCTGAAACCGGCGCATCGATAAAGGCCTGATTCCGCTCCGCCGCGGCCGCCGCCAGACGCTCGGCAATGCCCGCCGATGCGGTGGTGTGATCAATCAGAATCGCGCCCTCGGGCGCATTGACGATGATGCCGTCTTCGCCTTCAAACACCTCAATCAGATCCTTGTCCGCACCCACGCAGGTCATCACAAAGTCTGCGCCTTCAACGGCCTCCGCAATCGTCTTGCAGGCGGTTCCCTGGTATTCGCTGGCCCATTGCTCGGCCTTGGCGGCCGTGCGGTTCCAGACCCGGACATCAAGGCCGGCTTTGGCCAGGTGCCCGGCCATCGGGTAGCCCATTACACCAAGTCCGATGAAGGTTGCAGTGGTTGTCATAGTTGTCTCCGGCTTCTCTAACTTGTTGATTATATGAAATTGTCGAGAGGAACATTTTATTGCGAGTCGACAGGGAGCATAGCGCAGATCCCGCTTCGTTGGGACCCGTTCATGGATCTGTCCTAAGGCTATCGAGAATTGTCGAGGGGTAGGCGAGTGCCAGGCAGCGAACGGTCTTACCGCTACCTGGCGGTTGGTTGTCAGGACATCGCGTCAAGTTTATCCATTGCTTCCTTGAGCACTTTCACTGATTCTGAATGCTTGCCCTGGTTGTGCAACGATTCCCCCTGATCCCGGAGAGCTCTGATGCTGGCTTCGGTCTCACTATCGAGCTGGGCTGACTGAAGCTGCTGGTCGATCTGGCTCACCAGAGAGGGGCATTGGCCGGCGAGTGCCGAACCGGCGAAAAACACAGTTAACAAAAGTGCAGCTAAGTAACGCATGGTATTGCCTCCTTTTGTGCACGCCCCGAGAAAGTATAGTTCATCCGGCCATAGTTTGATCGGTCGTTTTTTGATCGGTTCCCTCGCATTTTCGCGAGAAAGTGCACCATATTATTGAATCTGATCACACTCCGGCTAACACGTCCGTGAAATTGACAGTTCGTCGTGGAATGCATTTGATGCCGTTTCTATACTGCTTTTCTACTGCGTGGATGCACCGCAATGATACCTCCCGCCTGTATGGACTCGTTCATTGTCCTGTGCTTTCGCCCGGTTGGATAACCGGGCCCCGGATGTGGCCCGTCACCCTGTAGTCATTAATTTGAGGGATTAGCATGGAATTGGTTTACAAGAACGAGAAACCGTTGCTCAGGATAGCGGTCGTGTTTTCAGCGATTATCTGGCTGGCGTTGTTTGTCGGGACTTTCGGAATTGTATTGTTGTACCTGCTTCTGGGGTATGTGTTCTTTCTGTTTGCGCATTCCGCATTTATCTCCCATCTGAAAGGTTCGGGGGTGCGGATCAGCCAGGAGCAATATCCGGATCTGTATGAGCGGCTGGTCCGGTGTTGCCAGAAGGTTGGCGTCAAGGAAGTGCCTGAGGCTTACCTGCTGCGTACGGATTTCTTTAACGCACTGGCCACCAAATTCCTTGGGCGTCACTTTGTCGTGCTGTTTACGGATGTTATTGATGCCCTGGAAGATCAGCCCGGTGCAATCGACTTCTACATTGGTCATGAACTTGGCCACATCCACCGCAAGCACCTTTCCTGGCGTGCATTTGTGATGCCAGGCTCCTTGTTGCCAATAGTTGGCCCGGCTTTACGGCGCGCGGAGGAATACACTTGCGATCGTTACGGCGTTGCCTGTTGCCAGTCCGAGGAGGATATAAAGGCCGCCATTGCTGCGATTGCCGCCGGGGATACCCGCTGGAAGACCATCAATGTGGATGCGTACGTCAGTCAGGTGCAGGCCACCAATGGTTTCTGGATGTCGTTCAATGAGCTGACCGGTGATTATCCGTGGCTGACCAAGCGCATGGCGACTGCGGTGGCACTGGCGCAGGGCAGGGAAGTGACGCACCCGCGCCGAAGCCTCTGGGCCTGGACGCTATCGATGTTTGTGCCCCGGGTCGGTGGTGGAGCTGGTGGGGCAGCGTCGCTCCTGGTAACGGTGGCGATTATCGGTGTTCTGGCTGCGGTGGCCATACCTGCTTATCAGCAGTATGAGGAAAAAGCCCGCTACGCCGCGGCCTACTCGGCGGCTCAGGGTGTTCAGGAAAGTGTGACGTCCTACGCTTACGATAATCAGGCCTGGCCAGTGACGATGCAGGAGTTGGGATACCCCGAACTGGTCCTGACAAATGACGAGCAGAACTACTCTATCGACGTTTATGACGAAGGTCTGATCGGCGTCGAAATGGGCATCGATGATTCCGGCGAGTCGGAATACATTGTGCTTGAGCCCTCTGTGGATAGCGGCGAGATCAGCTGGGTCTGCTATGGCCAGAACGTGAACGAGCAGTATTTGCCCGCTGCTTGTCAGTAGTCCCACGCTGTAAACAAAGGGGGCTTTCGGGCCCCTTTCTTTTTATTTCATTGTGTTAGCTGTGCTTCATAGAATTGACCTGAGCTTCCCCTCGTGTACTAGACTGTAATCAGGGCACCGACAGAGGGGAGGGCTTGCCATGGCCATTGGTTATGATCCATTCGGTTTTGGAGGTTCTGCGGGTACGGGCGGACCAGATCTTTCAAAGGCAATGGCCGGTCTTGCCGAGCCCTTCAGTTCCGTGAATGCCCTGCCTCTGGATAATCTGCTTTCTCGCATCGGTGATGCGCGAGTGGTGCTTCTGGGAGAGGCGTCCCACGGTACCGCAGAATTCTACCTCGCCCGCCAACGTATCACCCGAGCCCTGATCGAGAAGAAAGGCTTTTCCTTTGTCGCTATTGAAGGGGACTGGCCCGACGCGGCTCGGGTGGATCACTACGTCCGCCACGCCGAATACCCGCCCTCGGAATGGACTGCGTTTTCCCGTTTTCCTACCTGGATGTGGCGCAACGAGGAAGTGCGGCGTTTTGTCGACTGGCTGCATGGTTACAACAGTGCGCGCCCGGCCCCTGAGCGGGTGGCGTTTCATGGTCTTGATCTTTACAGCCTGTACAGCTCCATCCGCGCGGTGCTGGAGTACCTGGAAGAAGTGGATCCGGATCTCGCGGTCCATGCCCGGCAGCGCTATGAATGCCTGGCGCCGTTCGAGGGTGAGCCGGCAACCTACGCCAAGGCAGCCCTCAATCCGGATTATCAGACCTGCGAAAAGCCCGTTCTGGACATGCTCAACGAAA is a genomic window containing:
- a CDS encoding M48 family metalloprotease, with the protein product MELVYKNEKPLLRIAVVFSAIIWLALFVGTFGIVLLYLLLGYVFFLFAHSAFISHLKGSGVRISQEQYPDLYERLVRCCQKVGVKEVPEAYLLRTDFFNALATKFLGRHFVVLFTDVIDALEDQPGAIDFYIGHELGHIHRKHLSWRAFVMPGSLLPIVGPALRRAEEYTCDRYGVACCQSEEDIKAAIAAIAAGDTRWKTINVDAYVSQVQATNGFWMSFNELTGDYPWLTKRMATAVALAQGREVTHPRRSLWAWTLSMFVPRVGGGAGGAASLLVTVAIIGVLAAVAIPAYQQYEEKARYAAAYSAAQGVQESVTSYAYDNQAWPVTMQELGYPELVLTNDEQNYSIDVYDEGLIGVEMGIDDSGESEYIVLEPSVDSGEISWVCYGQNVNEQYLPAACQ
- the fadA gene encoding acetyl-CoA C-acyltransferase FadA, producing the protein MSLNPRDVVVVDCVRTPMGRAKNGCFRNVRAETLSAALIEALFERNPKLDPKEIEDVIWGCVNQTKEQGFNVARQISLLTRIPHESAAQTVNRLCGSAMSAIHTAAQAIQTGNGDVFMVGGVEHMGHVPMTEGFDHNPAASKYSAKASNMMGLTAEMLAKMHGITREQQDEFGARSHRLAHEATVEGRFKNEIVPIEGHDENGFVKLIEEDETIRPETTVESLSQLRPAFDPKNGTVTAGTSSQLTDGASAMVLMSAERAEALGLTPIAKIRSMAVAGCDPAIMGYGPVPATKKALKRAGLKVEDIDFWELNEAFAGQSLPVLKDLKLLGVMEEKVNLNGGAIALGHPLGCSGARISTTLLNVMQAKGGKLGVSTMCIGLGQGIATVWERV
- the topA gene encoding type I DNA topoisomerase, encoding MGKSLVIVESPAKAKTINKYLGSDYIVKSSVGHIRDLPVSGSGSQTDPKERARQAALTRKMSPDEKAEHKKRKAREQLVARMGVDPDHDWQARYEILPGKEKVVSELKRLAKSADHIYLATDLDREGEAIAWHLQETIGGESDKYRRVVFNEITKRAIQEAFKDPGHLDRNRVNAQQARRFLDRVVGYMVSPLLWAKIARGLSAGRVQSVAVRLIVEREREIRKFIPEEFWQLHADLAPEGAKDPVRFEVTRYDDQPYRPVNETQSNEHVARLKAGSFKVAKREDKPTRSRPSAPFITSTLQQAASNRMGFSVKKTMMLAQRLYEAGFITYMRTDSTNLSQDAVASCREFVKKQFGDKYLPEKPRVYGSKEGAQEAHEAIRPTEVSRRPSDITGLEKDAEKLYDLIWRQFIACQMADAEFLSTSIVVANDGYELRTRGRIVKFDGFLKAAPQSSKKDEDVALPDIQVNETLDLKKLDPSQHFTKPAPRYTEASLVKELEKQGIGRPSTYASIISTIQDRGYVRLQNRRFYAEKMGEIVTERLSESFPNLMDFDFTARMEDELDEIAEGDEDWKQVLNDFYARFRQQLESAEKTEGGMRANTPTETDIPCPSCGRNMQIRVASTGVFLGCSGYSLPPKERCKTTINLIPGDEVVSADEDVEGEGETRLLRKKRRCPKCGTAMDSYLIDEKRKLHVCGNNPDCSGYEVEEGTFRIKGYDGPTLECDKCGSEMQLKTGRFGKYFGCTNPDCKNTRKLLKNGEPAPPKMDPVPMPELQCQKVDDTYVLRDGASGLFLAASKFPKNRETRPPLVKEIKPHRKEIDPKYDYLMDAPETDPEGNPTVIRYSRKSKEQYVMSEKDGKATGWSAWYVNGKWQPREKGK
- a CDS encoding NAD(P)-dependent oxidoreductase yields the protein MTTTATFIGLGVMGYPMAGHLAKAGLDVRVWNRTAAKAEQWASEYQGTACKTIAEAVEGADFVMTCVGADKDLIEVFEGEDGIIVNAPEGAILIDHTTASAGIAERLAAAAAERNQAFIDAPVSGGQQGAENGKLTVMCGGPEEAFAKAKPVMDHYGRAVNLMGPAGSGQKTKMVNQIAIAGLVQGLSEALHFAEQANLDVAKVVDVISKGAAQSWQMENRSGTMIEGEFNHGFAVDWMRKDLGICLEEANKINATLPVTALVDQFYADVQAMGGSRWDTSSLIQRLRKFR